One region of Intestinimonas massiliensis (ex Afouda et al. 2020) genomic DNA includes:
- the yfmF gene encoding EF-P 5-aminopentanol modification-associated protein YfmF: protein MIQVTQKDLMPGVHLTAVHTEKFKTCLLGATLLTSLRKETASLNALVPFVLRRGTERAPDMEALSAALDELYGGSIEPNVRKKGSVQCIGFTGSFLDDTYTPGREAILEPAAALLGDLLLHPVKEDGGFRREYVEGERANLVDRIRAQVNDKRQYSVQKLIQLVCAGEPAGVDKLGDESSAAAITADGLWEAYRALLRTARVELYYCGSAPLERVEAALAAAFRDLPREETRTAEGVQSVGAHAAPGGPRLEEEAMDVTQGKLALGFRTGGLTAASPEFPALLVMNAVYGGTPTSKLFLNVREKLSLCYYASSMLEKFSGLMVVSSGIEFDKFEAAKAEILAQMENCRAGTIEEWELVGARQSVISALRTTMDAQGRLEEHWLGQAVAELTEGPDELARRVEAVTMDQVVAAARRLELDTVYFLKGREGKAHG from the coding sequence ATGATCCAAGTAACGCAAAAGGACCTGATGCCCGGCGTTCATCTGACGGCGGTGCATACCGAAAAATTTAAGACCTGTCTGCTGGGCGCCACGCTGCTTACCTCGCTGCGGAAGGAGACGGCCTCCCTGAACGCGCTGGTGCCATTCGTTCTTCGGCGCGGAACGGAGCGGGCGCCGGATATGGAAGCCCTGTCCGCCGCGCTGGACGAGCTGTACGGCGGCTCCATCGAGCCCAACGTCCGTAAAAAAGGGTCTGTTCAGTGTATTGGCTTTACAGGCAGTTTCCTGGATGACACCTATACGCCGGGCCGGGAAGCGATTCTGGAGCCCGCCGCGGCCCTGCTGGGGGACCTGCTCCTCCACCCGGTAAAGGAGGACGGCGGCTTCCGGCGCGAGTATGTGGAAGGGGAGCGCGCCAACCTGGTGGACCGGATTCGGGCCCAGGTCAACGACAAGCGCCAATATTCCGTGCAGAAGCTGATTCAACTGGTCTGTGCCGGAGAACCCGCCGGTGTGGATAAGCTGGGGGACGAGTCGTCCGCCGCCGCCATCACGGCAGACGGCTTGTGGGAGGCGTACCGGGCTCTGCTGCGGACGGCCCGTGTGGAGCTCTATTACTGCGGCTCGGCTCCGCTGGAGCGGGTAGAGGCGGCCCTGGCCGCCGCCTTCCGGGACCTGCCCAGAGAGGAGACGCGCACAGCGGAGGGGGTACAGTCCGTCGGGGCCCATGCGGCTCCAGGCGGGCCGCGGCTGGAAGAAGAGGCTATGGACGTGACCCAGGGCAAGCTGGCGCTGGGCTTCCGCACCGGCGGCCTGACGGCGGCCAGCCCTGAGTTTCCGGCCCTGCTGGTGATGAACGCCGTCTATGGAGGCACACCGACCTCCAAGCTCTTCCTCAATGTGCGGGAGAAGCTGTCGCTGTGCTATTATGCCAGCTCCATGCTGGAGAAGTTCAGCGGGCTGATGGTGGTTTCTTCCGGCATTGAATTTGACAAATTTGAGGCGGCCAAGGCGGAGATCCTGGCGCAGATGGAAAATTGCCGGGCCGGGACCATCGAGGAATGGGAGCTGGTAGGGGCACGCCAGTCGGTCATCAGCGCCCTGCGGACCACGATGGACGCCCAGGGCCGACTGGAGGAGCACTGGCTGGGCCAGGCGGTGGCCGAACTGACCGAGGGGCCGGACGAACTGGCCCGCCGGGTGGAGGCGGTCACGATGGACCAGGTGGTGGCGGCCGCCCGCCGTCTGGAGCTGGATACCGTTTACTTCTTGAAGGGCCGGGAGGGCAAAGCACATGGTTAA
- a CDS encoding GH36-type glycosyl hydrolase domain-containing protein, with translation MDRTTFLPMDDKHLGQFGENTARAFRPEGWMGGRPVWRLALECLQRVTAVRDRVWRAEKSGAAEWLLDNWYLAQREGRDGAAAFRKARRLRYIVRDRVRRPLVLELARAFVWGAGADAGPQRLELFLERAQGAQPLTERELSLFVPALKCALVERLDLLCRELNREDGEEERLSAGMGSVFTALRTLSTADLSGLLERASRVEAILQSDPAGVYSLMDDETRGRYRHQVCRLARQKGLSEIDTAERAIQSAAQAQGEERHVGFQLFEPQTHLTAGVLYVGAVVVTTLFLSLLLGFRLDCLWAPMLLLLPVSDIVKNGADFLVVRLVHPRPVHRLALKGGVPEEGRTLCVIASLLTDGHSGDKLAALLERYRLANRDAGAELRFGLLADLPDRDSPMGEAERRWTESARNAVEGLNAKYGGGFYLFFRRPAFHAVDERYMGWERKRGALVELVRLLKGRRSGLEVLAGDRTALKGTRYVITLDSDTCLSVGTARELVGAMLHPMNRPRVDPRRRVVVSGYGLLQPRVGVELEAANHSQFSRIFAGQGGVDPYGSAASDVYHDLFDEGTYTGKGIFDVDVFFTCLDRRFPENTILSHDLLEGAYLRAGLIGDVELTDGYPYKVTSYFSRLHRWVRGDWQLLPWLGRTVRDENGRREANPVGPIAKWKLFDNLRRSLVPVSTLLALVLGMCLSGPVFAAAAGVAVLAAASHLLLSGADLAFRRGRGLTERYHSTIITGFGGVLLQTLVQLLFLPYQAWICASAALTALWRMGVSHKKLLAWTTAAEAERRAGDGLWANYQKMWPSVAAGLLCVVCSRFPAGAAVGLVWMASPVFSWAMSRPVARARRLEKEDRPFLLHQAALIWQYFAEFLRPQDHWLPPDNWQEQPAVGLARRTSPTNIGMALLCCLAAADLELTPRNRALSLIGHILDTVEKLPKWHGHLYNWYDTAAAVPLEPRYVSTVDSGNLCGCLIALEAGLREWGADGEADRAAALGAAMEFAPLYDATRRLFYIGYDCTKGEYTQGWYDLMASEARQTSYIAVARGEVEPRHWRRLSRALVSWDHYCGMASWTGTMFEYFMPHLLLPAEPNSLLYESLTFCAYAQRKRVAGTGAPWGISESAFNSFDAGLNYQYKAHGVQRLGLKRGLDRELVISPYSTFLTLPLAPGRAVRNLRRLRDMGLEGPYGLYEAADFTPDRRTGGKTFEPVRSYMAHHLGMSLVAIDNTLNGPIMQRRFMADAAMASYRELLQEKVPVGAQVLRAPRREVPEKPRRGEPGGFQRMGEGCNRSLPECHLLSGGAWRVLCTDAGASRSVMGGTDLTRCSLARPWQGPGVALFLSGPEGLMPLTPAPFYREEPAYGWRFDGNGAAWTMEWNLYASILTLQVLEEENGELREVTLRWNGAGERTVELVCYLEPVLARREDYEAHPAFSKLSLESRDLGDGVLFTRRPRRSGENRPAMAVLWEGAEARLDTSRETALGRGGLLALESALTRPPQGTEGAVLDPCLLARFPLTLSGGTETHFRMALSAADDGDHAVESAARLLRRPEESCGGRMDWLIRQLNLTSEITLHAFELLRRLQFPDRSPVRPGSEEQRALWPFGISGDLPIAVLPVEAQEQLEDALRLTLEHQFLDRSGFRFDLVFLLSEGGDYRQPIREELLEGLRDQDWSHRIGVKGGVYLLDAAQAAGPLQSVGLLLGTGGSFPERKSALEETVKEINLSSVTEMPAFSWARSGAFSFQTGETLPPVGWSMMLCNGSFGWMTDETGGGHLWHGNAREQPLTRWQNDPLAIGGPEELLYQSGEEVCSFFAHADGMPCQVTYFPGNAKWEKTWRGRTIRCTAFVPPDLDARILLLEAGGEGRVLYRREGEAERSWSIRDRLCLRTGPEGTEPIDFTLADRLFRETEDYWREKTGALWFDTPDQALNRYLNGWAPYQIIACRLFGRTSLYQNGGAFGFRDQLQDVCAVLPIAPELARAQILRACAHQYREGDVMHWWHPGQNGAPDKGVRTRISDDLLWLPYALCEYLDQTGDRSLLNEQVEFLVSNVLAEGERERYEEPARSEERAAVLEHALRAADRVLDRGFGVHGLALMGTGDWNDGMDLVGAGGSGESVWLTWFLGLVLRRLLPLCGEARSERYQAALAACARAANAAWDGEWFLRGYYDDGATLGSHADQACQIDSLPQSFAVISGMGEPERTARGLRAALDRLFDREPAVVRLFTPPFDEGERDPGYIRGYLPGVRENGGQYTHAAVWLALACLRMDWRQEGWEVLRALLPSAHDPAGYRAEPYVLAADVYSNPLHQGRGGWSWYTGAAGWYYRTAVEELLGLKLRAGLLYLEPKLPEDWPGFSARWQSGKGLFHIQVRRGGRKEMTLDGRSHAGGIPIRDLTGEHTILFTF, from the coding sequence ATGGACCGCACCACATTTCTTCCCATGGACGATAAGCATTTGGGGCAGTTTGGAGAGAATACCGCCCGCGCCTTCCGGCCGGAGGGCTGGATGGGGGGGCGGCCGGTCTGGCGGCTGGCCCTGGAGTGCCTCCAACGGGTTACCGCGGTGCGGGACCGGGTTTGGCGGGCGGAGAAGAGCGGGGCGGCGGAGTGGCTGTTGGACAACTGGTATTTGGCGCAGCGGGAGGGCCGGGACGGAGCGGCAGCCTTCCGAAAGGCCCGGCGGCTGCGGTATATCGTGCGGGATAGAGTGCGCCGGCCGCTGGTGCTGGAGTTGGCCCGGGCCTTTGTCTGGGGGGCGGGGGCGGACGCCGGCCCCCAAAGACTGGAGCTCTTTCTGGAGCGGGCGCAGGGCGCCCAGCCGCTGACGGAGCGGGAGCTCTCGCTCTTCGTTCCGGCCCTGAAATGCGCTCTGGTGGAGCGGCTGGACCTGCTGTGCAGGGAGCTGAACCGGGAGGATGGCGAGGAGGAGCGGCTGAGCGCCGGGATGGGGTCGGTGTTTACCGCCCTGCGGACCCTGTCCACCGCCGACCTGTCCGGGCTGCTGGAGCGGGCCAGCCGGGTGGAGGCCATCCTCCAGAGCGATCCTGCGGGGGTCTATTCCCTCATGGACGACGAGACCCGGGGCCGCTACCGCCATCAGGTCTGCCGCCTGGCCCGGCAGAAGGGCCTTTCCGAGATTGACACGGCGGAGCGGGCGATCCAATCGGCAGCCCAGGCACAGGGGGAAGAGCGGCATGTGGGCTTCCAGCTCTTTGAGCCCCAGACGCACCTGACCGCAGGCGTCCTGTATGTGGGGGCGGTGGTGGTGACCACGCTCTTCCTCTCCTTACTGCTGGGGTTCCGGCTGGACTGCCTGTGGGCGCCGATGCTGCTGCTTCTGCCGGTATCCGACATAGTGAAGAACGGGGCCGACTTCCTGGTGGTGCGTCTGGTGCATCCCCGGCCGGTCCACCGGCTGGCGCTGAAGGGGGGGGTGCCGGAGGAGGGGCGGACCCTGTGTGTCATCGCCAGCCTGCTCACCGACGGGCACAGCGGAGACAAGCTGGCCGCCCTGCTGGAGCGCTATCGGCTGGCCAATCGGGACGCGGGGGCGGAGCTGCGCTTCGGCCTTTTGGCCGACCTGCCGGACCGGGACAGCCCCATGGGAGAGGCGGAGCGCCGCTGGACGGAGTCGGCCCGAAATGCCGTGGAGGGTCTGAACGCCAAATACGGCGGGGGGTTTTATCTCTTTTTCCGCCGGCCCGCTTTCCATGCCGTGGACGAGCGCTACATGGGCTGGGAGCGCAAGCGCGGGGCCCTAGTCGAGCTGGTCCGGCTGCTGAAGGGGCGGCGTTCCGGCTTGGAGGTGCTGGCCGGGGACCGCACGGCGCTGAAGGGGACCCGCTATGTCATCACGCTGGACTCGGACACCTGCCTGAGCGTGGGCACCGCCCGGGAGCTGGTCGGCGCCATGCTGCACCCCATGAACCGGCCCAGAGTGGACCCCAGGCGCAGGGTGGTGGTCTCCGGCTACGGTCTGCTCCAGCCTCGGGTGGGGGTGGAGCTGGAGGCGGCCAATCACTCCCAGTTCTCCCGCATCTTCGCTGGCCAGGGGGGGGTGGATCCCTACGGCTCGGCCGCCAGCGACGTGTATCACGACCTCTTTGATGAGGGCACCTATACCGGCAAGGGCATCTTCGACGTGGACGTGTTTTTTACCTGCCTGGACCGGCGGTTTCCCGAAAATACCATTTTGTCCCACGATCTGCTGGAGGGCGCCTATCTCCGGGCGGGACTCATCGGAGACGTGGAGCTTACCGACGGCTATCCCTATAAGGTAACCTCTTATTTTTCCCGACTCCACCGCTGGGTGCGAGGGGATTGGCAGCTTTTGCCCTGGCTGGGCCGGACGGTCCGGGATGAGAACGGCAGGCGGGAGGCCAACCCCGTGGGGCCCATCGCCAAGTGGAAGCTCTTCGACAACCTGCGCCGCAGCCTGGTGCCGGTGTCCACCCTGCTGGCCCTGGTGCTGGGTATGTGCCTGTCCGGGCCGGTGTTCGCGGCGGCGGCGGGGGTGGCGGTCCTGGCCGCCGCCTCCCATCTGCTTCTTTCCGGGGCCGATCTGGCCTTCCGGCGGGGAAGAGGCCTTACGGAGCGCTACCACTCCACTATTATTACGGGGTTTGGAGGGGTTCTCCTCCAGACGCTGGTGCAGCTTTTGTTCCTGCCCTATCAGGCATGGATCTGCGCCAGCGCCGCCCTCACCGCCCTGTGGCGGATGGGGGTGTCCCACAAGAAACTCCTGGCCTGGACCACCGCTGCCGAGGCGGAACGGAGAGCGGGGGACGGACTCTGGGCCAATTACCAAAAAATGTGGCCATCGGTGGCGGCGGGGCTGCTCTGCGTGGTATGTTCCCGGTTCCCAGCCGGAGCCGCCGTCGGACTGGTGTGGATGGCCTCTCCGGTCTTTTCCTGGGCCATGAGCCGCCCCGTCGCCCGGGCGCGGAGGCTGGAGAAGGAGGATCGGCCCTTCCTGCTCCACCAGGCGGCCCTGATCTGGCAGTATTTTGCCGAGTTCCTCCGGCCGCAGGACCACTGGCTGCCGCCGGACAACTGGCAGGAACAGCCTGCCGTGGGCCTGGCCCGGCGGACCTCGCCCACCAACATCGGCATGGCGCTGCTGTGCTGTCTGGCGGCGGCGGACCTGGAGCTGACGCCCCGAAACCGGGCGCTCTCCCTCATCGGGCACATTCTGGACACGGTGGAGAAGCTGCCCAAGTGGCATGGACATCTGTATAATTGGTACGACACCGCCGCCGCTGTACCGCTGGAGCCGCGCTACGTGTCCACGGTGGACAGCGGAAACCTGTGCGGCTGCCTGATTGCGCTGGAGGCGGGCCTGCGGGAGTGGGGGGCGGACGGAGAGGCCGACCGGGCGGCGGCGCTGGGGGCGGCCATGGAGTTTGCCCCGCTGTACGATGCCACCCGCCGGCTGTTCTATATCGGCTACGACTGCACCAAAGGGGAGTATACCCAAGGCTGGTATGACCTGATGGCCAGCGAGGCCCGGCAGACCAGCTATATCGCCGTGGCCAGGGGGGAGGTGGAGCCCCGCCACTGGCGGAGGCTGTCCCGGGCCCTGGTGTCCTGGGACCACTATTGCGGCATGGCCTCCTGGACGGGCACCATGTTTGAATATTTCATGCCTCACCTGTTGCTGCCCGCTGAGCCGAACTCGCTGCTGTACGAATCGCTGACCTTCTGCGCCTACGCGCAGCGAAAGCGGGTGGCGGGGACCGGCGCGCCGTGGGGGATCTCCGAGTCGGCCTTCAACTCCTTCGACGCCGGGCTGAACTATCAGTACAAGGCCCACGGCGTCCAGCGGCTGGGCCTCAAGCGGGGCCTGGACCGGGAGCTGGTCATTTCCCCCTATTCCACCTTCCTGACGCTGCCACTGGCGCCGGGCCGGGCAGTACGCAACCTGCGCCGCCTGCGGGATATGGGGCTGGAGGGCCCCTACGGTCTTTACGAGGCGGCGGACTTCACCCCCGACCGCCGGACCGGCGGAAAAACCTTTGAGCCAGTGCGCTCCTATATGGCCCACCATCTGGGCATGAGCCTGGTGGCCATCGACAATACCCTCAATGGACCGATCATGCAGCGGCGCTTTATGGCCGACGCCGCCATGGCCTCCTACCGCGAGCTGCTCCAGGAGAAGGTGCCGGTGGGGGCCCAGGTCCTGCGCGCGCCCCGGCGGGAGGTGCCGGAGAAGCCCCGACGGGGAGAGCCGGGAGGCTTTCAGCGGATGGGGGAGGGCTGCAACCGGAGCCTACCGGAATGCCACCTGCTGTCCGGTGGGGCCTGGCGGGTCCTGTGCACCGACGCGGGGGCGTCCCGCTCCGTGATGGGAGGGACAGATTTGACTCGGTGCAGCCTGGCGCGGCCCTGGCAGGGGCCGGGCGTTGCCCTGTTTCTCTCTGGGCCGGAGGGGCTGATGCCCCTGACGCCCGCGCCCTTCTATCGGGAGGAGCCGGCCTACGGCTGGCGCTTTGACGGGAACGGCGCAGCGTGGACCATGGAGTGGAATTTATACGCAAGTATTTTAACCTTACAGGTTTTGGAGGAAGAGAACGGGGAGCTACGGGAGGTGACCCTGCGGTGGAACGGCGCAGGAGAGCGGACAGTGGAGCTGGTCTGCTACCTGGAACCCGTGCTGGCGCGCAGAGAGGACTACGAGGCGCACCCGGCATTCTCCAAGTTGTCGCTGGAGAGCCGGGACCTGGGAGACGGTGTCCTCTTTACCCGCCGTCCCCGGCGAAGCGGGGAAAACCGTCCGGCCATGGCGGTACTGTGGGAGGGGGCGGAGGCCAGACTGGATACCTCCCGGGAGACGGCGCTGGGCCGGGGTGGACTGCTGGCCCTGGAAAGCGCGTTGACTCGCCCGCCCCAGGGGACGGAGGGGGCTGTGTTGGACCCGTGTCTGCTGGCCCGCTTTCCTCTGACGCTTTCCGGCGGGACCGAGACTCACTTCCGGATGGCGTTGTCCGCCGCCGATGACGGAGACCATGCCGTGGAGAGCGCGGCCCGTCTGCTGCGTCGCCCCGAGGAGAGCTGCGGCGGCCGGATGGACTGGCTGATCCGCCAGCTCAATCTGACAAGTGAAATAACTTTGCATGCATTTGAGCTCCTGAGGCGGCTCCAGTTTCCCGACCGGTCCCCGGTGCGGCCCGGTTCCGAGGAACAACGCGCCCTGTGGCCCTTCGGCATCTCGGGCGACCTGCCCATTGCGGTCCTGCCGGTAGAGGCGCAGGAGCAGTTGGAGGATGCCCTTCGCCTGACTCTGGAGCACCAGTTTCTGGACCGCAGCGGGTTCCGGTTTGATTTGGTTTTCCTTCTCTCGGAGGGCGGCGATTACCGCCAGCCAATCCGGGAGGAACTGTTGGAAGGGCTGCGAGACCAGGATTGGTCCCATCGCATCGGCGTAAAGGGCGGAGTCTACCTGCTGGATGCGGCCCAGGCAGCCGGGCCTTTGCAGTCTGTGGGGCTGCTTCTGGGGACGGGGGGCTCGTTCCCAGAACGGAAATCCGCTCTAGAAGAGACTGTAAAGGAGATAAACCTGTCAAGTGTTACAGAGATGCCTGCGTTTTCCTGGGCCCGGTCGGGGGCGTTTTCCTTTCAGACCGGGGAGACCCTGCCCCCGGTGGGGTGGTCGATGATGCTCTGCAACGGGTCTTTCGGCTGGATGACCGATGAGACGGGGGGCGGACACCTCTGGCACGGCAATGCCAGGGAGCAGCCGTTGACCCGCTGGCAGAACGACCCGCTGGCAATCGGGGGACCGGAGGAACTCCTGTACCAGAGCGGAGAAGAGGTCTGCTCCTTTTTTGCCCATGCGGACGGGATGCCCTGCCAGGTGACGTATTTCCCAGGAAATGCCAAGTGGGAAAAGACCTGGCGGGGGCGGACGATCCGCTGCACCGCCTTTGTACCGCCGGATCTGGATGCCCGTATCCTCCTCCTGGAGGCGGGGGGCGAGGGCCGGGTCCTCTATCGCCGGGAGGGCGAAGCGGAGCGGAGCTGGTCCATCCGGGACAGGCTCTGCTTGCGGACTGGGCCGGAGGGGACGGAGCCTATCGACTTTACCCTGGCCGACCGGCTCTTCCGGGAGACGGAGGACTACTGGCGGGAAAAGACGGGGGCGCTGTGGTTTGACACGCCGGATCAGGCCTTGAACCGTTATCTCAATGGCTGGGCGCCCTATCAAATCATCGCCTGCCGTCTATTTGGACGGACTTCCCTCTATCAAAACGGCGGGGCCTTCGGATTCCGGGACCAGCTTCAGGATGTTTGCGCTGTTCTCCCAATCGCGCCGGAGCTGGCCCGGGCGCAGATCCTGCGGGCCTGCGCCCATCAGTACCGGGAGGGAGACGTGATGCACTGGTGGCACCCCGGGCAAAATGGAGCGCCGGACAAGGGGGTGCGTACCCGCATCAGCGACGACTTGCTGTGGCTGCCCTATGCCCTGTGCGAGTATCTGGATCAGACAGGGGACCGCTCACTTTTAAATGAGCAAGTAGAATTCCTTGTCAGCAATGTACTGGCAGAGGGGGAACGGGAACGCTACGAGGAGCCCGCCCGGTCGGAGGAGCGGGCCGCGGTCCTGGAGCACGCCCTCCGGGCGGCAGACCGGGTGCTGGACCGGGGCTTTGGCGTCCATGGGCTGGCGCTCATGGGGACGGGGGACTGGAACGACGGGATGGATCTGGTGGGGGCCGGCGGCTCCGGCGAGAGCGTGTGGCTGACCTGGTTTTTGGGACTGGTGCTGCGCCGTCTGCTCCCGCTGTGCGGCGAGGCTCGGTCAGAGCGCTATCAGGCGGCGTTGGCCGCCTGCGCCCGGGCGGCCAACGCCGCCTGGGACGGCGAATGGTTCCTCCGGGGCTACTATGACGACGGCGCTACCCTGGGCAGCCATGCCGACCAGGCGTGCCAGATCGACTCTTTGCCCCAGTCTTTTGCCGTCATCAGCGGGATGGGAGAGCCGGAGCGGACGGCCCGGGGCCTGCGCGCGGCTTTGGACCGGCTGTTTGACCGGGAACCTGCGGTGGTCCGCCTGTTTACCCCTCCCTTTGACGAGGGGGAGCGGGACCCGGGCTATATCCGGGGCTATCTCCCAGGGGTGCGGGAAAACGGCGGACAATATACCCATGCGGCGGTGTGGCTGGCCTTGGCCTGCCTGCGGATGGACTGGCGGCAGGAGGGATGGGAAGTGCTCAGAGCCCTTTTGCCCAGCGCCCACGATCCGGCCGGCTATCGGGCGGAGCCCTACGTCCTAGCCGCCGACGTCTACTCCAACCCTTTGCATCAGGGCCGGGGCGGCTGGAGCTGGTACACCGGCGCGGCGGGCTGGTATTACCGTACGGCGGTGGAAGAGCTGCTGGGCCTGAAGCTGCGGGCGGGCCTGCTCTATCTGGAGCCCAAGCTGCCTGAGGATTGGCCGGGCTTTTCCGCCCGCTGGCAGAGCGGGAAGGGCCTGTTTCACATCCAGGTGCGCCGGGGTGGGAGGAAGGAGATGACGCTGGACGGGCGTTCCCACGCCGGCGGCATCCCCATTCGGGACCTGACGGGAGAGCATACCATCCTTTTTACGTTTTGA
- the ylxM gene encoding YlxM family DNA-binding protein translates to MKNQAYRMALLFDFYGDLLTDRQKEFYDLYYNEDLSLAEIAENYGITRQGVRDVIVRAEAYLTEIEDKTGLIRRFHTMQAQLKEVEGCAHRLLELNAARFEDDELEALGKRLEGLAETLIQE, encoded by the coding sequence ATGAAGAATCAGGCTTACCGCATGGCCCTGCTCTTCGACTTTTACGGCGATCTGCTCACAGACCGGCAGAAGGAGTTCTACGACCTCTATTACAACGAGGACCTCTCTCTGGCCGAGATCGCCGAAAATTATGGTATCACCCGCCAGGGCGTACGGGACGTGATTGTCCGGGCGGAGGCCTACCTCACCGAAATCGAGGACAAGACCGGCCTGATCCGCCGGTTCCACACCATGCAGGCCCAGCTCAAGGAGGTGGAGGGCTGCGCCCACAGACTTCTGGAGCTCAACGCCGCTCGCTTTGAGGACGACGAGCTGGAAGCGCTGGGTAAGCGGCTCGAGGGCCTGGCCGAGACTTTGATTCAGGAGTAA
- the ffh gene encoding signal recognition particle protein → MAFEGLTEKLSSAFKKLRGKGRLSESDVKEAMREIRLALLEADVSYKVVKEFIKKVTERAVGADVLESLTPAQMIVKIVNEELTALMGGQSTKLNLSPKPPTVVMLVGLNGAGKTTNGAKLAGYMKRQNGKRPLLAACDTFRPAAIHQLEVVGGQLDIPVFQMGQIDPVDIAKAAIEHAKKHGNDIVFVDTAGRLHVDEELMEQLKVMKAAIDPDEILLIVDAMIGQDAVNAAQTFDEALDITGVMLTKLDGDARGGAALSIKAVTGKPIKFVGVGEKLDQIEVFHPDRMASRILGMGDVLSLIEKAEQNFDAKKAAELQEKMKKNRLTLTDYYEQLIQLKSMGSLSDIAGMLPGVNAKALEGATVDERLLSQTEAIILSMTPAERENPSLLNSSRKKRIAAGSGTQVVDVNRLLKQFELMQQMTRQMAGGKLAKKMGRFGGMGKRKGFPFG, encoded by the coding sequence ATGGCATTCGAAGGTTTGACCGAAAAGCTCTCCTCCGCCTTTAAGAAGCTGCGCGGCAAGGGCCGCCTGTCCGAGTCCGACGTCAAGGAGGCCATGCGTGAGATCCGTCTGGCCCTGCTGGAAGCCGACGTGAGCTACAAGGTGGTCAAGGAGTTCATCAAAAAAGTCACGGAGCGGGCCGTAGGAGCCGATGTGCTGGAGAGCCTCACCCCCGCTCAGATGATCGTCAAGATCGTCAACGAGGAGCTCACCGCCCTGATGGGCGGCCAGAGCACCAAGCTGAACCTATCTCCCAAGCCGCCTACCGTAGTCATGCTGGTGGGTCTCAACGGCGCGGGCAAGACCACCAACGGAGCCAAACTGGCGGGGTATATGAAGAGGCAGAACGGCAAGCGCCCTCTGCTGGCAGCCTGCGATACCTTCCGCCCCGCTGCCATCCACCAGTTGGAGGTCGTAGGCGGGCAGTTGGACATTCCCGTGTTTCAGATGGGGCAGATCGACCCGGTGGATATTGCCAAGGCAGCCATTGAGCATGCAAAGAAGCACGGCAACGACATTGTGTTCGTGGATACCGCCGGCCGGCTCCATGTGGACGAGGAGCTGATGGAACAGCTCAAGGTGATGAAGGCCGCCATTGACCCCGACGAGATCCTGCTCATCGTGGACGCCATGATCGGTCAGGACGCTGTCAACGCCGCCCAGACCTTTGACGAAGCCCTGGACATCACCGGCGTCATGCTCACCAAGCTGGACGGCGACGCCCGGGGCGGCGCGGCGCTCTCCATCAAGGCCGTCACCGGCAAGCCCATCAAATTCGTGGGCGTGGGTGAAAAGCTGGACCAAATCGAGGTCTTCCACCCGGACCGTATGGCCTCCCGCATCCTGGGTATGGGTGACGTGCTCTCCCTCATCGAAAAGGCGGAGCAGAACTTCGACGCGAAGAAGGCTGCCGAGCTCCAGGAGAAGATGAAGAAAAACCGTCTCACCCTGACGGATTACTACGAACAGCTTATCCAGCTCAAAAGCATGGGCTCGCTGTCCGATATCGCCGGGATGCTCCCTGGCGTCAACGCCAAGGCGCTGGAGGGCGCCACCGTGGATGAGCGTCTGCTGTCCCAGACTGAGGCCATCATCCTCTCCATGACCCCTGCAGAGCGGGAGAACCCCTCCCTGCTCAACTCCAGCCGCAAAAAGCGCATCGCCGCCGGCAGTGGCACCCAGGTTGTGGACGTCAACCGACTGCTCAAGCAATTTGAGCTGATGCAGCAGATGACCCGCCAGATGGCAGGCGGCAAGCTGGCCAAAAAGATGGGCCGCTTCGGCGGCATGGGTAAAAGGAAGGGCTTTCCCTTCGGATGA
- the rpsP gene encoding 30S ribosomal protein S16, translating into MVKIRLRRMGAKKAPFYRIVVADSRYPRDGRFIEEIGTYDPKANPAELKVDVERAQAWIKTGAQPTETVKSLLKKAGV; encoded by the coding sequence ATGGTGAAAATCAGACTGCGTCGGATGGGCGCCAAGAAGGCTCCCTTTTATCGTATCGTGGTGGCCGACTCCCGTTATCCCCGCGACGGACGCTTTATCGAGGAGATCGGCACCTATGATCCCAAGGCCAATCCCGCTGAGCTGAAGGTGGATGTGGAGCGCGCCCAGGCCTGGATCAAGACCGGCGCCCAGCCCACCGAGACCGTCAAGTCTCTGCTGAAGAAGGCCGGCGTGTAA
- a CDS encoding KH domain-containing protein — protein sequence MKELLTYVARNLVEHPEAVSVTETAGAGETVLELRVAPEDMGKVIGRQGRIAKEIRTLMRSVAQRKGTKVSVEIVD from the coding sequence ATGAAGGAACTGCTTACCTATGTGGCCCGGAACCTGGTGGAGCATCCCGAAGCGGTTTCCGTCACTGAGACCGCCGGGGCGGGCGAGACCGTTCTGGAACTGCGGGTGGCCCCCGAGGATATGGGCAAGGTCATTGGCCGTCAGGGCCGCATCGCCAAGGAGATCCGCACGCTGATGCGCTCCGTGGCCCAGCGCAAAGGAACGAAGGTTTCAGTTGAGATCGTCGATTGA